The Schizosaccharomyces pombe strain 972h- genome assembly, chromosome: I genome contains a region encoding:
- the rpc17 gene encoding DNA-directed RNA polymerase III complex subunit Rpc17, producing MKVLEARDAYLTNAEVFFHLKEMENEQNARTQERGAAQALVCENLRTIQFEILKYLSSQGNCEGLTKERFLDCIAIFNEFELTKAEILVILNNKPSSVPELYACIEGIEERFKEEDIFKLVEKINTTFP from the coding sequence ATGAAGGTATTAGAGGCAAGGGATGCGTATTTAACGAATGCTGAAGTTTTCTTCCATTTGAAGGAAATGGAAAATGAGCAAAATGCACGAACTCAAGAAAGAGGTGCTGCACAAGCGTTGGTGTGTGAAAACTTAAGGACGATCCAATtcgaaattttaaaatacttaAGTTCTCAGGGAAATTGTGAAGGCTTGACTAAAGAGCGATTTTTAGATTGCATCGctatatttaatgaatttgaattgACAAAAGCGGAGATTTTagttattttaaataacaaacCTTCAAGTGTTCCTGAATTATATGCTTGCATTGAAGGGATCGAAGAGCGGTTTAAGGAAGAGGACATTTTTAaacttgttgaaaaaataaacactaCTTTCCCTTAA
- the mpa1 gene encoding protein Mpa1 — translation MTAVPKFYRAALSDKYKRIVLDAMSRGYRPSEGIWFRVRTYFPVSYPADIKSEALPSRYFQLKAFPYYNAEERLKEWIVLAKVRPEIPLPPAAPIPMKKASNTEPVEKEISSFFSEEGATKENEDFINEKEEEEDLSFSINAAHTFSNIGTWYLARANEVAEFKHQQKKIVAINKGRFPKSLLLQYVPSNISSERLFKTLKRHGLVQGVMEMNTKPLKTSKTTPTKKMLSTTDTKDWLVITPVPNKLTRLLHKSQWDLIEKLSFPLRLSDYKKITKKENIGLSSRDEMGDPLLFAHSYFELTPENKTSAPKINVKSEGK, via the coding sequence ATGACAGCCGTTCCAAAGTTTTATCGAGCGGCCTTATCGGATAAATATAAGAGAATTGTTTTAGATGCTATGTCCCGTGGGTATCGTCCCAGTGAGGGGATTTGGTTTCGAGTCAGAACATACTTTCCTGTTTCATACCCAGCAGATATTAAAAGTGAAGCATTGCCTAGTcgatattttcaattaaaagcGTTTCCCTATTACAATGCCGAGGAACGTTTAAAAGAATGGATTGTTTTAGCTAAAGTTCGACCAGAAATACCCCTTCCTCCTGCAGCGCCAATTCCCATGAAAAAAGCAAGCAATACAGAGCCGgtggaaaaagaaattagtAGCTTTTTTTCAGAAGAAGGTGCAACCAAAGAGAATGAGGACTTTATTaacgaaaaagaagaagaagaagatttgAGTTTTAGTATAAACGCTGCTCATACTTTCTCCAACATAGGTACTTGGTACCTTGCGAGAGCAAATGAAGTCGCCGAGTTTAAGCAtcagcaaaagaaaatagtgGCCATTAATAAAGGAAGATTTCCTAAATCTTTACTTTTACAGTATGTGCCATCAAATATCAGTAGCGAACGcttatttaaaactttaaaaCGACATGGATTGGTACAAGGAGTGATGGAAATGAACACTAAACCTTTAAAAACTAGCAAAACTACTCcaactaaaaaaatgctttctACAACAGATACCAAAGACTGGCTAGTAATAACGCCAGTTCCAAACAAGTTGACGAGACTATTGCACAAAAGCCAGTGGGACCTGATTGAAAAGTTGTCTTTTCCCTTACGACTCTCcgattacaaaaaaataacgaaaaaggaaaatataGGACTTTCGTCTCGTGATGAAATGGGAGACCCCTTATTGTTTGCTCATAGCTACTTTGAGCTCACTCCGGAAAACAAAACCAGTGcaccaaaaataaatgtcaaaagtgaaggaaaataa
- the rps602 gene encoding 40S ribosomal protein eS6, with product MKLNISYPANGTQKLIEIDDDRRLRVFMEKRMGQEVPGDSVGPEFAGYVFKITGGNDKQGFPMFQGVLLPHRVRLLLRAGHPCYRPRRDGERKRKSVRGCIVGQDLAVLALAIVKQGEQDIPGLTDVTVPKRLGPKRASKIRRFFNLSKEDDVRQFVIRREVVPKKEGKKPYTKAPKIQRLVTPRTLQHKRHRFALKRRQAEKNREEAAEFAQLMAKRVAEAKQKKEVVKARRASSMKK from the coding sequence ATGAAGCTGAACATTTCCTACCCGGCTAATGGTACTCAAAAGCTGATCGAAATTGACGATGACCGTCGTCTTCGCGTGTTTATGGAGAAGAGAATGGGACAGGAGGTCCCAGGTGACTCTGTAGGACCTGAGTTTGCTGGTTATGTCTTCAAGATTACCGGTGGTAACGATAAGCAAGGTTTCCCAATGTTCCAGGGTGTTTTGCTTCCTCACCGTGTCCGTCTTTTACTCCGTGCCGGTCACCCTTGCTACCGTCCTCGTCGTGATGGTGAGCGCAAGCGTAAGTCTGTCCGCGGTTGCATCGTTGGTCAAGATTTGGCTGTCCTCGCCCTTGCCATTGTTAAGCAAGGTGAGCAAGACATCCCTGGTTTGACCGATGTTACTGTTCCCAAGCGTCTTGGCCCCAAGCGTGCTTCTAAGATTCGTCGTTTCTTCAACTTGTCCAAGGAAGACGATGTTCGCCAATTCGTTATTCGTCGTGAGGTCGTTCCCAAAAAGGAGGGCAAGAAGCCCTATACCAAGGCTCCCAAGATTCAACGTCTTGTCACTCCCAGAACCCTTCAACACAAGCGTCACCGCTTTGCCCTCAAGCGCAGACAAGCTGAGAAGAACCGTGAGGAAGCTGCTGAATTTGCTCAACTTATGGCTAAGCGTGTTGCTGAGGCTaagcaaaagaaggagGTTGTCAAGGCCCGTCGTGCTTCTTCtatgaaaaaataa
- the iec5 gene encoding Ino80 complex subunit Iec5, with protein MAAQKKQGERVLPARSTRKRRQLPDMLYYDERTDSYVTPQERSLSEANAQTRPAPNTINQAVDAKQSAREARVQELMKSKLYHLRKQQKQARHKRDQWAIDYLEWKKNEDEDVWNSDAEATGPAEHTSSFLDALRFSQQFMKAE; from the exons ATGGCTGCACAAAAGAAGCAAGGGGAGAGAGTTCTTCCCG CTCGATCGACAAGAAAGCGTCGTCAATTGCCGGATATGCTTTATTATGATGAACGAACTGACTCATATGTGACTCCTCAAGAGCGGTCGCTTTCCGAGGCAAATGCACAAACTCGTCCGGCTCCTAATACAATAAATCAAGCAGTGGATGCAAAACAAAGTGCTCGTGAAGCTCGCGTTCAAGAGCTCATGAAATCAAAGCTATATCATTTGCGCAAGCAACAGAAGCAAGCAAGGCATAAAAGAGATCAGTGGGCAATAG ATTATTTGGaatggaagaaaaatgaagatgagGATGTGTGGAACTCTGATGCAGAGGCAACGGGTCCTGCTGAGCATacatcttcttttttagacGCATTAAGGTTTTCTCAACAGTTCATGAAGGCTGAGTGA
- the mns1 gene encoding mannosyl-oligosaccharide 1,2-alpha-mannosidase: MVKRRTVKYFLRRILALFVLCVPIYYLYTTVQRPPGYTKLKGSTRRKALIKKTFIESWTDYETYGWGKDEYYPIIKRGRNYLRKGMGWMIIDSLDTMMIMGLDEQVLRAREWVNNSLTWNQDDEEVSVFETTIRILGGLLSSYHLSQDKLYLDRAVDLADRLLAAYNTSTGLPRSNVNLGTRKSRKRTREYFVSTAESGTVQMELRYLSYLTGDPKYWITADKTMEVLLGDATWSHTGLVPITVNLITGAYVGRNIRLGSHGDSYYEYLLKQDLQLFSSGTVYRKAFDLSVDGIIEYLLNYTTPNHFAYIAELPGGLEHAQLPKMDHLVCFLPGTLMWGATNGTSLEAARTSKNWGTRQERDVKLAQELMRTCYEMYNMTATGLAPEIVFFDVDQTKNEIYSKRRDQHNLMRPETVESLFILYRITRDEIYREWGWNIFVSFLRYSRLPGRDAFTCLDSVESKKVKDQRDKTESFWFAETLKYLYLLFEDDFSILPLTNYTFNTEAHPFPNIENNMDLYTV; this comes from the coding sequence atggtTAAACGAAGGACTGTCAAATACTTTCTTCGTCGAATTTTGGCACTCTTTGTATTATGCGTTCcaatatattatttatacaCGACTGTCCAACGACCTCCTGGTTATACCAAACTTAAAGGCTCCACGAGAAGAAAAGCGCTGATTAAGAAAACATTCATAGAAAGCTGGACAGACTATGAAACTTATGGCTGGGGTAAAGATGAATACTATCCTATTATTAAACGTGGACGGAATTACCTTAGGAAGGGCATGGGCTGGATGATTATTGATTCCCTTGATACAATGATGATTATGGGCCTTGATGAACAAGTTTTACGTGCTCGTGAATGGGTTAATAATTCTCTTACTTGGAACCAAGATGACGAAGAAGTTAGTGTTTTTGAAACTACTATTCGTATATTGGGAGGACTCCTTTCTTCTTATCACTTGTCTCAAGACAAACTATACCTAGACCGCGCAGTGGACCTAGCTGATCGTTTGCTAGCTGCTTATAATACCTCCACGGGCTTACCTAGATCAAATGTAAACCTAGGAACTCGTAAATCTAGAAAAAGAACTAGAGAGTATTTCGTAAGCACTGCTGAATCCGGAACTGTTCAGATGGAGCTACGTTATTTATCCTATCTTACTGGCGATCCTAAATATTGGATAACGGCTGACAAGACAATGGAGGTGTTGCTAGGAGATGCTACTTGGTCTCATACTGGCTTGGTTCCTATTACGGTAAATTTGATTACAGGCGCCTACGTTGGTCGAAATATTCGACTGGGTTCTCACGGTGATTCCTACTATGAGTATTTACTGAAACAAGATcttcaattattttcaagtgGTACAGTATATAGGAAAGCGTTCGATTTGAGTGTTGATGGAATTATTGAATATCTCCTTAATTATACTACTCCTAATCACTTTGCCTACATAGCGGAACTTCCCGGTGGATTAGAACACGCTCAACTTCCAAAAATGGATCACTTAGTATGTTTTTTACCTGGCACACTTATGTGGGGAGCAACCAACGGTACTTCATTAGAAGCAGCACGTACTTCCAAAAATTGGGGTACACGTCAAGAACGTGATGTAAAGCTGGCTCAAGAACTTATGCGAACTTGTTATGAAATGTACAACATGACAGCTACTGGTTTAGCACCTGAAATTGTGTTTTTTGATGTTGACCAGactaaaaatgaaatttataGCAAGCGTCGTGACCAACATAATTTGATGAGGCCAGAGACGGTAGAGAGTCTGTTTATTCTTTACAGAATAACGAGAGATGAAATATATAGAGAATGGGGATGGAACatatttgtttcatttttgagATATTCTCGATTGCCTGGCCGAGATGCATTTACATGTTTGGATAGTGTAGAGTCGAAGAAGGTTAAAGACCAAAGGGACAAAACCGAATCATTTTGGTTTGCGGAGACGCTCAAGTATCTGTACCTTCTATTTGAAGACGATTTTAGTATTTTGCCTTTAACAAACTACACCTTCAATACGGAAGCTCATCCATTTCcaaatattgaaaacaatATGGACCTGTACACGGTGTAA